CGCACCTGTGGCGCAATGACGAAGTACAGGGCGGTCGCTGGCACAAGCAGCAGCATGACTTCCTGAGTCTACCGGTGTACGTGCGTGACAACACGTTGTTGGCGTTGGGGGGCAATAATCAAAAGCCTGACTACGCATGGAATGAAGATACCGCCTTCCAGTTGTTCTCTCTCGATGAGGGCCGTGAAGCCGTTTGCGAAGTTCCTGCGGCTGACGGTTCGGTTGCCTTTACGTTAACCGCTAAGCGCAATGGCAACACCCTCACCGTGACGGGGAATGGGGATGCGCACAACTGGACGCTGTGCCTGCGTAACATTGCGCAAATTAGCGGTATTCGCGGCGCTTCACATCGAGGAAGCGAATCCGGCGTAGTGGTGACGCCGCAAAGTCATGAGATCGTCATTACGCTTTAAGTTGACGTACCGAGGGGGCGGAGGTTAAGCCGCCCCCATAGCGCCAGCAGCAGATACAGCACGACCGGTAATAAAAAGCTGAACCGGAGATTGAGTCCGTCAATGCAGACGGCCTGTAATAAGGGAATGACCGCGCCACCAATCCCGGCCATTACCATTGCTGCGGCTGAAATGTTGGCGATTGTCGGATTTTTATTGATGGTGTGCCCGAAGATAATCGGATACAGAATTGAGTTCCCTAAGCCGGTCAGGATAAGCAGATAACCGCCGGTGATATTATTCAGCCCTACCGCCATGATCACTGCCGTAGCGCAGGCCAGCGTCGCCACCATAAACGGCGTGTAATTACCTGTTTTGTCGGCGAGCAGACCGTAAAGAAAACGGCCCGCCAGCGCGCCTCCCCAGTAAAAAGAGACCAGCGACATCGCGACAGTGGTGCTCCAGCCACCGATGGTGATGAGATATTTCACCAGGCTGGTCGCAAGGCTCACTTCGACGCCGACATAGATAAAAATCGCCGCCACACTGAATAACAGTTCTCTGTTCTTCCAGGCGTTATACGTTCCTGACGCGGCTTTTTCCGGGCGCGCCACATCCGGCAGGCGGATCCAGAAAACCCCTGCAATCAATGCCAGCGAAAAGCAGGCGAGGCAAAGCCAGAGCGCACTGATAGGTTCTTCACGCGCCAGGATATCGATAGGGGAAAACGCCAGGAGGAGCGCAACCAGCATGGGCGCCAGCGTGGTTCCCAGCGAATTAACCGCAGAGGCCAGACACAGATTGCCAATGCGTTTGTGCGGTGCGCTGAGCAATGTCAGATAGGGATTCGCGACAACCTGCATCGCCGCCACGCCCGTCGCCACGACAAACATCGCCAACAGTGACAGGGCGAAGGAATCCAGCTGCAACGCCAGAGCGAACAGCAGGCATCCCGCAACCGACAACGTTAACGACAGCAGCAACACCTTACGGTACCCCTGGCGTTCAATTAGCATTGAACAGGGCAGACAGGTCAGAAAAGGGGCCACGTAAAAAATAACGGTAATGAAAATAGACTGCGACCACGACAGATGGAAATACTGATAGAAAAAGATGATCAGCACGCTGTTAATGGCGGTTATATTGCCCCATAAGAAAAATATCATGGCGAGTAATGTCAGATTTTTATTCATTTCTTTTTTTAATATGAAATTGTGATGAAGTGACCTGTTGCACAGACCGTTTACTTTAAAAAATGATAAATTTATTCTGCACTCACAGGAGCAGAAAATGGAACTGGAAAATGTATTTCGTGATGTAAAATTAAGTAAGACAGAAGTTACCGTACTGCGCTTTATTCAGAATAATCCAGAACAATGCATTCGTGAGGGTATCCGCACCGTCGCGGAACACTGTTACAGCAATCCGTCATCGCTGGTCCGTCTGGCGAAAAAGCTCAAATTTAGCGGCTGGCTGGAGCTGGTGTATTTCATTAAATTTAATATCACAATGCCAAAACTTGATGTGACCAATGATATTAACTTTATGAATGTCCAGCCAACCGAAAACCTCGCGTTGCTATTAAATCGTCTGCAGCACGACCGTATTCTTATTCATGGCAGCGGTTTCTCACAACTGATTGCGCAATATATTTATAATAAATTCCTGGTGATTGGCGTGAATGCCAGCCTGGCACTTTGGCCGGACTACGAAATACTGGAACAAAAAACGGCTGCAAAATTCGATTCTATCTGGCTGGTGTCTAAATCTGGTCGCAGCAGTTCGGCATTAAATTGGGTCAAGGCGCTGGAAGGTAAAAATACCGACCTTGTCTGCTTTACCGGTGACTATCAAAGCCCCCTGGCCCAGGCGGCAAACACCGCCGTCATCATTCACGATCCGCAAAAGTTTGATGATGATATCTACTGGAGCAACCCTTTCTTTGGTTACTGCATCCTGGGATTCGAACATTTGCTGAAGCTCTGGTTTATGCAAAATCCGGGCGGGGCGCCACTCGACGCCCCGGGAACGATCATTTCCAGTCGCTAAACTGTGCTTCGTCGAGATACTCGCCAACCAACTTTTCGGCCAACGACCAGGAGCCAATCAGCGGATGCGCCATTAATGCGCGGATTGCCAGAAATTTATCTTTGCGCATGATGGCTTCCACTGCCAGACGCTCGTACTCTTTCACGCAGGAGATCATGTTTTTCTGCGCGTCCGGTACGTGGATCGGCGTCACCGGTTTCAGCCCCTCTTTGCTCAGATCACAGCTGATCTCAATGACATCATCCGGGCGTAAGAAATCCAGCGTGCCATTGTTTTGCAGTGAGACAACGATGCGTTTGCTGGTGGCGCTGTTCACGGCTTCGAGAATATCCAGCGCCACCCCTGCGTAACCGCCGCTATCCGGTTCTTCAATAAACTGTTGCAGCGTTAGCGGCGTGCGGGTGTTGAATTTTTCCTGATGCGACTCACTCTGCATATAGCTATTTTCGCGGCGCAGATAGTGTTTCATCCAGATATCGAATGCGGCTTCCGGGTTTGCCTGCGCATCCACATTCTGCAGTTCCTCGCGCATTTCCTTGTTGATCCGCGTGATAGCTTCACCGCGCGTTTCCGGTGCATCCTGAATCGCTTTCAGCGCCACTTCGCGATAGTAGTAGTAATAGAGATATTCATTCAGCAATTGCTTGTCGCAAAGCTGAACCAGCACCGGTGAGAAGTACTGCATCGCCGTTTTGCTGTACAGCGCCGGGTTGCTCACCAGTTTGTCGGTGACGTCCTCACCCTTCACGGTGAAATGGGTAAACCACGAGAAGTGGTTCAGACCATAGCACTCCACTTTCAAATCCGCTTCGTCGCAGTTGAGGATGGCAGGCAGTTCGCGAATCAACTCTGAAGGGGCATCGCAAATGCCATAAACCCGACGTTTGAACCCGGATTTGATGATCGCCTCGGTAACCAGTCCGGAAGGGTTAGTAAAGTTGAACAGAATGGCATCGGGTGCGGCATGTTCTTCAATCAGACGGCAGTAATTAAGAATGGCGGGAATCGACCGCATCGCCATCGCAAAACCACCCGCCCCGGTGGTTTCCTGACCTAATGTGTTATGGTTGAGCGCGATACGTTCATCGCGCACACGGCTTTCATCGCCGCCGACGCGTAGCGTAGTGATGACATAATTGCTGTTCTTTAACGCGGATACCGGATCCGTCGTCAGGCTGAAACGAATATCAGGTCGAATCGTGGCAAAAACATAACGGGCGATTTCGCCGAAAATTTTCAGGTTCTCTTCTGCGTTATCGAGGAACACCACTTCCTGTAAACCAATACGATGCGCATTATAGGCCAGAGATTTCGCCAGGAACGCGGAACGAACGCCGCCCCCGCCTAATACGGTTAATTTCATAACAACTCCTGATTAATTATTTGCCAGCCAGTTATCTACCCGGGCTCGAACCTGTCCAACCCTCACACCGTAAATAACCTGAACTTCATTTTGATTACGCACTACGCCATTGGCGCCGGTACTTTTTAATAAGGCTTCATCAATTTTGTCGGGATGATGGAGCGCGACGCGTAATCGGGTAAAACAGTTATCAATAGAAATAATGTTCTCTTTGCCACCTAAGCCTTTAATGATCTCATCGGTGACGGCCTGACCTGCTTTGGCCTTTTTATTGCGGTAATCTTCTTTACTGTAGAGTTTCACTTCGCCGTCATCTTCGCGCCCTGGTGTTTTCAGGTTCAGCCTGATGACCAGCGTACGGAAAATGACGTAGTACGCGGCGAATTGCCCGATACCGATTAGAACGTATAGCGGCCAGCGGGTGAGGGCTGCCGGTAACGGCAGGTTATATATCAGAAACTCAATGAGTCCGGACGCGCCCCACGGACGAACCGTCAGCAGATCGCAAATTGCCTGAGAGGCGGCGGTCAGCGTGGCGTGAATCAGCCATAACAGCGGCGAAATAAATAAGAATGTAAATTCAATCGGTTCGGTAATTCCGGTGAGAATAGAGGTAATAATAGCGGGCAACAGAATCGCCTTCGCCATCATTTTCTTCTCCGGCGTGGCGGTGTGGTAAAACGCCAGCGCTGCACCGGAGAGACCAAAGATTGTCGTCATGCCCTGCTGGGAAAAGCGCAGTGCTTCGTTCATTACCGGGGTGAGATCCGGATGGCGCATGTAGGCCAGGAAGATGGCTTGCGTCCCGGAGACCACCTGCCCGTCAACGTTCAGAGTGCCGCCAATCTGGGTCAACTGGAAGGGAGACCAGACAAAGTGGTGCAGTCCTGTTGGGATCAGGAATTTTTCAAAGAAGCCGTACACGAAGACGCCTGCCACCCCGGCGTTTTTCATGAAACTGGTTAATGCCGCGATGCCGTGTGTGATGAACGGCCAGAACCAGGTAAAGGCAATGGCGTAAAAAAGGATCACCGGTGTCATGGCGATTAAGGTCAGTTTTGCGCCGCCGTACATCGAGAGTGCGCCCGGCAACTCTATTTCAGAGACTTTATTATGGACCCAGGCAATGGTGCAGCCGAGAATAATCCCTAAAAAGATCCCCATATCAACAACGACAAAACCTAAAATTTGCGTTTGTCCGGTGCCATAATATTCGCCATTGACCTTTTCAGCGATGCCGTGAGTATATTCCAGCCAGGAGTGATTGGCGCCCAAAAACATAATAAAGCACATGACGGCAACCAGCGCGACTTC
The sequence above is drawn from the Citrobacter amalonaticus genome and encodes:
- a CDS encoding MFS transporter; translated protein: MNKNLTLLAMIFFLWGNITAINSVLIIFFYQYFHLSWSQSIFITVIFYVAPFLTCLPCSMLIERQGYRKVLLLSLTLSVAGCLLFALALQLDSFALSLLAMFVVATGVAAMQVVANPYLTLLSAPHKRIGNLCLASAVNSLGTTLAPMLVALLLAFSPIDILAREEPISALWLCLACFSLALIAGVFWIRLPDVARPEKAASGTYNAWKNRELLFSVAAIFIYVGVEVSLATSLVKYLITIGGWSTTVAMSLVSFYWGGALAGRFLYGLLADKTGNYTPFMVATLACATAVIMAVGLNNITGGYLLILTGLGNSILYPIIFGHTINKNPTIANISAAAMVMAGIGGAVIPLLQAVCIDGLNLRFSFLLPVVLYLLLALWGRLNLRPLGTST
- a CDS encoding MurR/RpiR family transcriptional regulator, encoding MELENVFRDVKLSKTEVTVLRFIQNNPEQCIREGIRTVAEHCYSNPSSLVRLAKKLKFSGWLELVYFIKFNITMPKLDVTNDINFMNVQPTENLALLLNRLQHDRILIHGSGFSQLIAQYIYNKFLVIGVNASLALWPDYEILEQKTAAKFDSIWLVSKSGRSSSALNWVKALEGKNTDLVCFTGDYQSPLAQAANTAVIIHDPQKFDDDIYWSNPFFGYCILGFEHLLKLWFMQNPGGAPLDAPGTIISSR
- a CDS encoding glycoside hydrolase — its product is MKLTVLGGGGVRSAFLAKSLAYNAHRIGLQEVVFLDNAEENLKIFGEIARYVFATIRPDIRFSLTTDPVSALKNSNYVITTLRVGGDESRVRDERIALNHNTLGQETTGAGGFAMAMRSIPAILNYCRLIEEHAAPDAILFNFTNPSGLVTEAIIKSGFKRRVYGICDAPSELIRELPAILNCDEADLKVECYGLNHFSWFTHFTVKGEDVTDKLVSNPALYSKTAMQYFSPVLVQLCDKQLLNEYLYYYYYREVALKAIQDAPETRGEAITRINKEMREELQNVDAQANPEAAFDIWMKHYLRRENSYMQSESHQEKFNTRTPLTLQQFIEEPDSGGYAGVALDILEAVNSATSKRIVVSLQNNGTLDFLRPDDVIEISCDLSKEGLKPVTPIHVPDAQKNMISCVKEYERLAVEAIMRKDKFLAIRALMAHPLIGSWSLAEKLVGEYLDEAQFSDWK
- a CDS encoding PTS transporter subunit EIIC, with the translated sequence MSVIRQRILADMQRFSRAMIGAVLFLPVIGLILALSSILTNPTLISETSFLHQMGQLLGDTFWPLFGNLGLLFCVGISYGLAKDKKTEVALVAVMCFIMFLGANHSWLEYTHGIAEKVNGEYYGTGQTQILGFVVVDMGIFLGIILGCTIAWVHNKVSEIELPGALSMYGGAKLTLIAMTPVILFYAIAFTWFWPFITHGIAALTSFMKNAGVAGVFVYGFFEKFLIPTGLHHFVWSPFQLTQIGGTLNVDGQVVSGTQAIFLAYMRHPDLTPVMNEALRFSQQGMTTIFGLSGAALAFYHTATPEKKMMAKAILLPAIITSILTGITEPIEFTFLFISPLLWLIHATLTAASQAICDLLTVRPWGASGLIEFLIYNLPLPAALTRWPLYVLIGIGQFAAYYVIFRTLVIRLNLKTPGREDDGEVKLYSKEDYRNKKAKAGQAVTDEIIKGLGGKENIISIDNCFTRLRVALHHPDKIDEALLKSTGANGVVRNQNEVQVIYGVRVGQVRARVDNWLANN